One Osmerus eperlanus chromosome 13, fOsmEpe2.1, whole genome shotgun sequence genomic region harbors:
- the LOC134032994 gene encoding organic cation/carnitine transporter 2-like, translated as MLDYEERTAFLGEWGTFQKMVFFLLSLSSIPNGYVGMAMVFLADIPSYRCRVPGLNSSSFNLDLNLSFPLEEVRGEVVLSRCLRYRDPPGPNGDETEGCLDGWEFSTERYTSTIVTEWDLVCDDDWKAPFTVTIFFVGVLCGSFLSGIVSDRFGRRLVLFGTLAMQTVFTLLQAASTSWEMFCFFYFIVGVSETTNYSAAFILGSELLTKSVRVNFGALGVSFSYALGYTVLPLAAYCFRSWRLLLVVLAIPGFLYIPLWWYIPESPRWLLTQGRLKEAESIIKAAAKMNGLTAPDVIFTEDVTAELMENRAKESPRLYTWLDLVRTRNIRNLTIINILIWIIISMTYYGMSLNTPNMDGDPYFNCLVAAATEFLAYGSVWFLIRYTPRRFTLPFTLLLSGGLLLFIKLIPDELSGLTLTLVMVGKTGVTGAFCFLYLYMMELFPTVVRNMALGVISMASHVGSTVSPYIAFMGTYNKFLPFILMGGATVMIGLLSLWLPETKGEELPEFIHQVKPLQRVCLRQQGKESTHDRKKGTTSVEI; from the exons ATGCTGGACTACGAGGAGAGGACGGCGTTCCTTGGCGAGTGGGGAACCTTCCAGAAGATGGTCTTCTTCCTCCTCAGCCTCAGCAGCATACCCAACGGCTACGTTGGCATGGCGATGGTGTTCCTCGCGGACATCCCCTCCTACCGCTGCCGGGTCCCAGGGCTGAACAGCAGCAGCTTCAACCTGGACCTcaacctgtcgttccccctggaggaggtgaggggggaggtggtcCTCAGTCGCTGCCTGAGGTACAGAGACCCTCCGGGTCCCAATGGCGACGAGACCGAGGGATGTCTGGACGGCTGGGAGTTCAGTACAGAGAGATACACCTCCACCATCGTGACTGAG TGGGACCTGGTGTGTGACGATGACTGGAAGGCTCCCTTCACCGTCACCATTTTCTTTGTAGGTGTTCTCTGCGGTTCCTTCCTGTCAGGGATTGTCTCAGACAG GTTCGGGCGCAGGTTGGTCCTCTTTGGCACCTTGGCAATGCAGACAGTGTTCACTCTCCTCCAAGCAGCCTCTACCAGCTGGGAAATGTTCTGCTTTTTCTACTTCATTGTGGGGGTGAGCGAGACAACCAACTACAGTGCTGCCTTCATACTGG GCTCTGAGCTCCTAACTAAATCAGTCCGCGTCAACTTTGGTGCCCTGGGGGTAAGTTTCAGCTATGCCTTGGGCTACACCGTGCTGCCCCTGGCGGCCTACTGTTTCAGGAGCTGGAGGCTCCTCCTGGTTGTCCTCGCCATCCCTGGCTtcctctacatccctctctgGTG GTACATTCCAGAGTCTCCTCGCTGGCTATTGACCCAGGGCAGACTGAAGGAGGCGGAGTCTATCATCAAAGCTGCTGCCAAGATGAATGGTCTTACGGctcctgatgtcatcttcaccGAAGATGTCACTGCTGAACTCATG GAAAACAGAGCCAAGGAGAGCCCACGCCTGTACACCTGGTTGGACCTGGTCAGAACCAGGAACATACGCAACCTCACCATCATTAACATCCTCATCTG GATCATCATCTCCATGACATATTATGGGATGTCCCTGAACACGCCCAATATGGACGGAGATCCCTACTTCAACTGCTTGGTTGCGGCGGCCACAGAGTTCCTGGCTTACGGCAGCGTCTGGTTCTTGATCCGCTACACCCCCCGACGCTTCACCCTCCCCTTCACCCTGCTGCTGTCTGGAGGCCTGCTGCTCTTCATCAAGCTCATACCTGATG aactgagcggcctgaccctaaccctggtgaTGGTGGGGAAGACGGGTGTGACGGGGGCGTTTTGCTTCCTGTACCTGTACATGATGGAGCTCTTCCCCACCGTGGTGAGAAACATGGCCCTGGGAGTCATCTCCATGGCATCACATGTGGGCAGCACCGTCTCCCCATACATCGCCTTCATgg GTACATACAACAAGTTCCTACCTTTTATCTTGATGGGTGGAGCCACGGTCATGATTGGGTTGTTGAGCTTGTGGCTACCTGAAACCAAAGGTGAAGAACTTCCAGAATTCATCCATCAGGTGAAACCGCTTCAAAG GGTGTGTTTAAGGCAACAGGGTAAAGAAAGTACACATGACCGGAAGAAGGGGACAACCTCTGTGGAGATCTGA
- the LOC134032995 gene encoding trafficking protein particle complex subunit 11-like gives MFSGLKQVRVRILPGARQEMLYNFYPLMAGYQTLLLLNISLLRFPSPANQLLQRFLPSRIFVKPQSRPVDDTSIAAA, from the exons ATGTTCTCTGGACTCAAGCAG GTCCGTGTGCGTATCCTACCAGGGGCACGGCAGGAGATGCTGTATAACTTCTACCCCCTGATGGCGGGCTACCAGACACTCCTCCTGCTCAACATCAGCCTGCTGCGCTTCCCCAGTCCGGCCAATCAGCTGCTGCAACGCTTCCTGCCCTCGCGCATCTTCGTCAAG CCTCAAAGCAGACCGGTAGACGACACCTCTATTGCTGCAGCCTAA